Proteins encoded by one window of Salvia splendens isolate huo1 chromosome 5, SspV2, whole genome shotgun sequence:
- the LOC121802076 gene encoding transmembrane protein 230-like, whose product MASRRNVQYSRLVDDDDSNYNGGGQNRHDPRFDYAPRSYDRVPWKSIILAIFLLLLGCLLLLLAVFIFTGHMGGEFSQAYGLLGLGLLTFLPGFYETRIAYYSWRGAQGYRFANIPDY is encoded by the exons ATGGCATCCAGACGGAACGTCCAGTATAGTCGTCTTGTTGATGATGACGATAGCAATTATAATGGTGGTGGTCAAAATCGACATGACCCCAGATTTGATTATGCTCCCAGAAGCTATGACAGAGTTCCTTGGAAATCAATAATTCTTGCAATCTTTTTGCTCCTACTTGGGTGCCTGCTTCTCTTGCTTGCAGTTTTCATCTTCACTGGTCACATGGGAGGGGAGTTCTCCCAAGCTTATGGCCTATTAGGACTGGGTTTACTTACCTTCCTGCCAG GATTTTATGAAACTCGGATTGCCTACTACTCGTGGAGAGGTGCCCAAGGATACCGTTTTGCCAATATTCCCGACTACTGA
- the LOC121802104 gene encoding uncharacterized protein LOC121802104 isoform X1 has product MGACVSSPYLATKPSKSNRVRRYYRHSKKRHVKSASEVNRKGGHVSTDFAVSEFVHTTTKCRRSSVSNSTFHLTQLQFHHSQIDVNAMYQEEWFDTVSLLESDSDDDFSSVHGDYAPYANGQVIHCEVDTKSNLKDLFSSKDGVMLIDTQRKERSGLVNSEDSGSVKTLKLDRAYLSFNGIKVDTSEHDDKTSETILKSVLPALVPTLSVNNKMHNAETQSQRKSATIIRLSITQKSIEEETNKFCASATKYLYCPRAGLLIPCITDGKPTPGSWSEILPSTFKLRGPSFFKDKKKNPAPDVTPFVPIGVDLFACPKKINHIAQHLELPSIKSEGRVPPLLIVNIQLPTYAPSMFLGEGDGEGLSLVLYFKLSETFETDISPHFQEMIKRFIEDEKEVVKGYRKESTIPFRERLKIMVGVVNPDDLVSNNTERKLLNAYNEKPVLSRPQHSFYEGTNYFEVDLDIHHFSFIARKGLDAFRERLGNGILDLGLTIQAQKPEELPEQVLGCVRLNKISFVNNGQIPTIVRLDDV; this is encoded by the exons ATGGGTGCTTGTGTATCATCTCCTTATTTAGCAACTAAACCATCAAAAAGTAATAGAGTAAGGAGGTACTACAGACACTCCAAAAAGAGACACGTGAAATCAGCTTCAGAGGTAAACAGGAAGGGAGGTCACGTGTCCACTGATTTCGCTGTTAGTGAGTTTGTCCACACAACTACCAAATGCAGAAGATCATCAGTCTCTAATTCTACTTTCCATCTCACTCAGCTGCAATTTCACCACAGTCAAATTGATGTCAATG CAATGTACCAGGAAGAATGGTTTGACACAGTCAGCTTACTGGAGTCCGACTCCGATGATGACTTTAGTAGTGTACATGGAG ATTATGCCCCATATGCAAATGGACAAGTTATTCACTGTGAAGTAGATACCAAGAGTAATCTTAAAGACTTGTTCTCAAGTAAAGATGGAGTAATGCTAATAGATACCCAAAGAAAAGAGCGTTCTGGCTTAGTGAACAGTGAAGATTCTGGTTCCGTGAAGACACTAAAACTAGACCGGGCCTACTTAAGTTTTAACGGTATCAAAGTTGATACTAGTGAGCATGATGATAAGACGTCCGAGACCATATTGAAGTCTGTCTTGCCTGCATTGGTTCCCACCTTAAGTGTCAACAACAAGATGCACAACGCAGAAACCCAATCTCAAAGAAAGTCAGCAACTATTATCAGGCTCTCCATCACTCAAAAGTCTATCGAGgaagaaacaaataaatttt GTGCATCAGCAACAAAGTATCTTTATTGCCCTAGGGCCGGCTTATTGATTCCTTGTATAACTGACGGAAAGCCAACTCCTGGAAGTTGGTCCGAGATTCTGCCATCCACTTTTAAGCTCCGTGGACCTAGCTTTTTCAA AGACAAGAAGAAGAATCCTGCACCAGATGTCACTCCTTTCGTTCCAATCGGCGTGGATCTTTTTGCATGCCCGAAAAAGATTAACCACATTGCTCAGCACTTGGAACTGCCTTCTATAAAATCGGAAGGGAGAGTGCCCCCACTGCTAATTGTTAACATTCAG CTTCCCACATATGCACCTTCTATGTTTCTTGGCGAAGGGGACGGGGAGGGCTTGAGCCTCGTACTATATTTTAAGCTCTCGGAGACTTTTGAGACCGACATATCTCCCCATTTCCAAGAAATGATCAAG AGATTTATCGAGGACGAAAAGGAGGTTGTTAAAGGCTACAGAAAAGAATCAACTATTCCTTTCAGAGAAAGACTGAAAATCATGGTTGGAGTGGTTAATCCTGATGATCTCGTCTCAAATAATACGGAGAGAAAGCTTCTTAACGCGTACAATGAAAAGCCTGTTCTTTCTCGCCCTCAGCACAGCTTCTATGAG GGTACCAACTACTTTGAGGTTGATCTTGACATTCATCACTTCAGCTTCATAGCAAGGAAGGGACTTGATGCATTCCGTGAGCGGTTAGGCAATGGAATATTGGATCTTGGATTGACAATTCAG GCTCAGAAGCCAGAAGAGCTTCCGGAGCAGGTCCTAGGCTGTGTGAGGTTGAACAAGATTAGCTTCGTCAACAATGGGCAAATACCAACAATCGTGAGGCTAGACGATGTCTGA
- the LOC121802104 gene encoding uncharacterized protein LOC121802104 isoform X2, which translates to MGACVSSPYLATKPSKSNRVRRYYRHSKKRHVKSASEVNRKGGHVSTDFAVSEFVHTTTKCRRSSVSNSTFHLTQLQFHHSQIDVNAMYQEEWFDTVSLLESDSDDDFSSVHGDYAPYANGQVIHCEVDTKSNLKDLFSSKDGVMLIDTQRKERSGLVNSEDSGSVKTLKLDRAYLSFNGIKVDTSEHDDKTSETILKSVLPALVPTLSVNNKMHNAETQSQRKSATIIRLSITQKSIEEETNKFSTKYLYCPRAGLLIPCITDGKPTPGSWSEILPSTFKLRGPSFFKDKKKNPAPDVTPFVPIGVDLFACPKKINHIAQHLELPSIKSEGRVPPLLIVNIQLPTYAPSMFLGEGDGEGLSLVLYFKLSETFETDISPHFQEMIKRFIEDEKEVVKGYRKESTIPFRERLKIMVGVVNPDDLVSNNTERKLLNAYNEKPVLSRPQHSFYEGTNYFEVDLDIHHFSFIARKGLDAFRERLGNGILDLGLTIQAQKPEELPEQVLGCVRLNKISFVNNGQIPTIVRLDDV; encoded by the exons ATGGGTGCTTGTGTATCATCTCCTTATTTAGCAACTAAACCATCAAAAAGTAATAGAGTAAGGAGGTACTACAGACACTCCAAAAAGAGACACGTGAAATCAGCTTCAGAGGTAAACAGGAAGGGAGGTCACGTGTCCACTGATTTCGCTGTTAGTGAGTTTGTCCACACAACTACCAAATGCAGAAGATCATCAGTCTCTAATTCTACTTTCCATCTCACTCAGCTGCAATTTCACCACAGTCAAATTGATGTCAATG CAATGTACCAGGAAGAATGGTTTGACACAGTCAGCTTACTGGAGTCCGACTCCGATGATGACTTTAGTAGTGTACATGGAG ATTATGCCCCATATGCAAATGGACAAGTTATTCACTGTGAAGTAGATACCAAGAGTAATCTTAAAGACTTGTTCTCAAGTAAAGATGGAGTAATGCTAATAGATACCCAAAGAAAAGAGCGTTCTGGCTTAGTGAACAGTGAAGATTCTGGTTCCGTGAAGACACTAAAACTAGACCGGGCCTACTTAAGTTTTAACGGTATCAAAGTTGATACTAGTGAGCATGATGATAAGACGTCCGAGACCATATTGAAGTCTGTCTTGCCTGCATTGGTTCCCACCTTAAGTGTCAACAACAAGATGCACAACGCAGAAACCCAATCTCAAAGAAAGTCAGCAACTATTATCAGGCTCTCCATCACTCAAAAGTCTATCGAGgaagaaacaaataaatttt CAACAAAGTATCTTTATTGCCCTAGGGCCGGCTTATTGATTCCTTGTATAACTGACGGAAAGCCAACTCCTGGAAGTTGGTCCGAGATTCTGCCATCCACTTTTAAGCTCCGTGGACCTAGCTTTTTCAA AGACAAGAAGAAGAATCCTGCACCAGATGTCACTCCTTTCGTTCCAATCGGCGTGGATCTTTTTGCATGCCCGAAAAAGATTAACCACATTGCTCAGCACTTGGAACTGCCTTCTATAAAATCGGAAGGGAGAGTGCCCCCACTGCTAATTGTTAACATTCAG CTTCCCACATATGCACCTTCTATGTTTCTTGGCGAAGGGGACGGGGAGGGCTTGAGCCTCGTACTATATTTTAAGCTCTCGGAGACTTTTGAGACCGACATATCTCCCCATTTCCAAGAAATGATCAAG AGATTTATCGAGGACGAAAAGGAGGTTGTTAAAGGCTACAGAAAAGAATCAACTATTCCTTTCAGAGAAAGACTGAAAATCATGGTTGGAGTGGTTAATCCTGATGATCTCGTCTCAAATAATACGGAGAGAAAGCTTCTTAACGCGTACAATGAAAAGCCTGTTCTTTCTCGCCCTCAGCACAGCTTCTATGAG GGTACCAACTACTTTGAGGTTGATCTTGACATTCATCACTTCAGCTTCATAGCAAGGAAGGGACTTGATGCATTCCGTGAGCGGTTAGGCAATGGAATATTGGATCTTGGATTGACAATTCAG GCTCAGAAGCCAGAAGAGCTTCCGGAGCAGGTCCTAGGCTGTGTGAGGTTGAACAAGATTAGCTTCGTCAACAATGGGCAAATACCAACAATCGTGAGGCTAGACGATGTCTGA